One Methanobrevibacter sp. DNA segment encodes these proteins:
- a CDS encoding PRC-barrel domain-containing protein, whose product MKVKELLGCTVLDKNAYEVGKVDDVDFDPESGAITGLTLTLQKNLFSKDEIGILFEDVATIGAYVILNKEIPKEVEEETVEATIEVEDDEE is encoded by the coding sequence ATGAAAGTAAAAGAATTATTAGGTTGTACTGTATTAGATAAAAACGCATATGAAGTAGGAAAAGTTGATGACGTTGATTTCGACCCAGAATCTGGTGCAATCACCGGTCTTACTTTAACTTTACAAAAAAATCTCTTCTCTAAAGATGAAATTGGCATTTTATTCGAAGACGTTGCTACTATCGGTGCATACGTTATCTTAAACAAAGAAATCCCTAAAGAAGTAGAAGAAGAAACAGTTGAAGCTACTATTGAAGTTGAAGACGACGAAGAATAA